The following DNA comes from Triticum aestivum cultivar Chinese Spring chromosome 3D, IWGSC CS RefSeq v2.1, whole genome shotgun sequence.
catgggttcgtccaaggctccacgcTCCTCCGCAACCTCGGttcccccggtaaaaagaagaaaatcgccCTGAATtcaggaggacacaacactggcaaccggaactggtactcctcttcccttattggtgcaaatcttacgtgtctgcttacacggtattcatcccacagaagaactagttgaccgcttcttcctgcaccttcttcctgatactagatgttcctactaactcgcgatgcacaaggtttctcctcatatactatttcaccttagctagaggtccgtcgccccccttggatttcaattcctggtcagttgattcccaattaaaggaagcattccccggGGTAACAGGCGCTAGTCCTCCTATTACGGCGGGGAAGcaacgcctcggtgtttatcttaggggtgtgtggggcctaggagctgGTGGCGCCCGATCTGAAGGTCGGCCGGGCTTAAAGGGATGGCCAGGGGGCGCTGCCAAGCCGGCGGTGGTGTGAGCTCGaggggagggcagggcggcggaggcaggggtctgggccggtggtcgctggcggttcgagaaagatcgtcaacagtgactggcgggaggtagacaaaggccatctgcccattcctcgtagatcagacggttcataaaaaatcaaCTGGCCTATTTATTTCCAGTCGActattattttgataggaccacatgtggtggtgtgctggaggagtacctgcatttcccagccatccctgtgctcatatattacaaaatcatacggagtagaatctaattttgtttgtcattcaatgttgtagagctatcatatgtcttctgtcatttatttttcagccacctgctatctgctacttttacaatgcactagttctacacacacttcacccatactcttactattgtttttttatgcatgggtatttcagcctCTGCCAACCGATTGATAGAAgcatgaaataaaagagagaagtcgctccagctttctTCGTGCTTAGGCAAGAAACATTTCggtgctataaagggtgcagtgtcagcagatggagacggtaaacgtagctctggagttgttGATCTCGCtcaccatgaaccaccatcccaggtgcttgatttaacttcgcggtgtcatgtggttgcatgttgcatatggtgtctaacttgtattcgaaaggccgaaatcggtctttattaagataagaaaaaatattttttacatgaaccatcATCCCGAGAGCACCAGAagccaaatagctagtcagggcacaggccgagccagtgacaagcccagcacataCAGGCATCACCTGCAAGCCAACTAAAGAGCCAcggtggtggcgaagcagcccgcctcccaccaggctctcaggtccttgatgatcatgctcaccactccagccgggtgtctagcttgtattgcttttaATTTGGtcaaactgcatctgcttagcttacatatTATACATTTGAATATGAcatatgccttcctgtttttggtacatactactacatctgtctattaaccatgttcttatatCAAACTAATGTTTTTGTGTATCTCTCATCAaacacttatgatgagacagtcaggcTCGTGGACTACTGTAAGATAAGATTCCcttttaaagaatgcagtgtcagctTCCCCACATGATTCTTAAGAAACAGCAATGCTAAAtaaagatagtcaacgtagctctgcagttgatgaccgcatttcccctacaccataATCGCAGGTGCttactctaacttggcagcgtgataagCCGCGCGCTCGCCGACGGCCGGCCCCACAGGCGGGCGAAGACGGGAACGTGGATGCGCTGGCCCCACCTGCCAATGTGAAGGGCAGTTAAGCGTGTCGGTGCGCGCAGCCAAAGCCctcgagtctctctctctctcttccccaccCGAACCAAAACCACAGCACACGCTGCACTACTCCTAATCGGGGACAccctcaccttcaccaccagctaaACTACCCCGTGGCCCTGTGACAATTACCTGTGGGGTCAGGGAGAAACAGCCCCACCGGTCGGCCGGAGCGGGTGGGCCAGGGGAGGAGCCCGCGGCAGAAGGTGGCAGCGTGGTCAGCTTTAATACGAACCCCACCTCACTTCCCGGGTCTCTTCGCTGCCCTGCCCTGTCTCGAGCTGAGTGAGAGAAAAGAAGAGAGGAATCCCCAAGGGAAAAAACAAAGCAGAGTAGCCAGTGGAAGAAGCAAGAAGGCGGCGTGCAGGCGCGGAGACCGACGCCGTCTGCCCCCGGGGAATGCGGCGGGGAGCAGGGGAGCCGTCCGTGAGCTTTTAGCTGCTTGGatcagaggagagagagggagggagggaggtgggCAGGGAGCGTACACGCTGCTGCATTGATGGGGGTgtggagggagggggcggggtggTGCTTCTGCTCCGGCGGCGGGGGCCGGTCCGAGCGGGTCAAGGCGGCCATCTTCTCGGCCAAGGCCGCCGCGCTGGCCGCCGTCTGCGGCGGCCACGGCACGGGCCTCCTGATCCACCGGAACCTGCTGCTCACCACGCACGGCAAcctgccctccgccgccgccgccgaggacgccgccgaCGCGCTGCTCGGCcacgcccgcctcgccgcccgcctcgtgcCCCACAGGTTCGTGCGCCTTCTCCCGCCCACCTCCTAGTGCCAGGCTACCAGCCTAGCCGCCGCCTCAGTGAACCAAATCGCTGCATTTTAAATTCCATTTCTGCCTGCGTCTGCGTCGTCCCTGTGCATTTGTTCGCTTCTCCCGGCGATTATTGCGGACTGATTAGGCCAAGATCCGCGTCTCGGGCAGCAGCCGCTGGGCGGGCCCCGGCCCACGCCGCGGATTTGTTGTTGGTGGTGGGATAGCTGTTGCTGCCGGTGATGATTACCCATAATGCGGCTGATTAGCAGCCAAATTCAACTGCTAGTGCGGTTTCTGTTAGTAGGTGGTTGGGAGTGTGCGCTACTAGCTTGTTGTAATCATGGTGATCACAAGGTGGAGTTGGAAAGTACTTCGTGCTGTTCTACAAACAGTGGGGGCAAGTGCCATTGGTTGGATCCAAGCAAGGACGAGAACAACATAGAAGTTCTCTTTTTCGGTACTAGTTagaacatactccctctgtcccaaaatataagaacgtttttaacactacactagtatcaaaaacgttcttatattatgggacggagggagtagaattaaTGTGATTTTGCGCGGTTGTTAGAGTTGTTTCGAATGCGTTTATTTTCTTCTGTGGAAAGGTTTTTCTTCAGGGACATGGCATTCAAGAAAAGTTGTGTCACAGGCAAGCAATAGTAGTAAGTGGTTGATGATAAAAGGCAGCAAGGTTGGAGTCATGAAAAGTTCAGAGTGTTAATTATTTTAATGTCAAGTCAGATCAGCTTTGCTGCTCAGTAAACAAAGGGTTTTTCTGGACAGAGTTTCATGATTGGATTTTAAGATGTGTGCTTTTTGCTGTAGTATTTTGTTGTTTATAAGTAACTCTATCCCTACTTACATTCTTCTTTTTGTAATGTTCATGTTTGCAGATTCTTCATCACCAGCTCGATTCTTGACCTTACCATAGTCGGTGTTGATTCTGCCGAGAATGACTCGACTTTGCAGGCTCAGCAACCTCACTATCTGAAAACATGCTGCAAACCAAGCCTAGATCATGGGAGTGTGGTTTACCTGCTGGGGCATACCGGGAAGAAGGAACTGGTGATCGGCGACGGCAAGGTAGTGATTGGCACGGATAACCTCATAAAGCTCTCCACAGATGGGGTGACATGGTGTCCTGGCTCTGCCGGTTTCGACGCCCAGGGGAACTTAGCTTTCATGATCTGTGACCCCATGAAGCTGGCCTCCTCCCCCACTGCAAGGTCATCTTCAGCATCCTCATCCTCATCACATTCATCGAAGAAGGATCAGCAAATGCAGTTCGGGATCCCAATATCGGTGGTCTGCGATTGGTTGTATCAGCATTGGCAGGGCAACCTGGATGAGGTTACCAAGCCAAAGTTACCTCTTGTTAGACTGATGTCCAGCAGAAGCGATCGCTCAAGCTCCTCCTTCACTCGTCGCAATGTGTTCAAGCCTGCAGATGACGATAATGATGATGCATCGGTTACTTCAAAGATGACTTCAAAGCCAAAATACCAGCAGGGGTCAGGTAGCTCAGCCAATGCAAGGATTTGTCATGATGCAAATCCTCTGGTTGATCTACGGACCAACAATGAGCAGGGGATTTCAACTCCAGAAATATATGAATCACCAAGGGGTAGTTCTTGTCAGGGTCACCAGGATCCTGCACCAGTACAACTCTTGGACATCAACTTCCCAGCTAAGGTTCCCAAGACTATCTTTCTACCACTGCCCTTGAAACAAATGCTTTCCGAGGAGAACAATGCGGACACGTCGAAGGCAAAACCCAGGAATCCATCCAGAGAGAATCACTTTCCAGCAGGCCTGATATGGCACCGTAATGGCGAGGCAGATTCTAGGGATCCTCCGGTTGCTCTTATGGAGGACTGTAGCAGTGAGGGGCAGTCGAGCTCGTCACCTGCTGAGCGATCGCGGTACAGACATCAAGACCAGTTCAGCAGCGAGGAGGAGACAATGTACTCAGCCGAAACCATGGAGAGCACGAACATTCCGAGCTCCAGGGAGAAGCACGTCAGGAGGAGCCAGAGCTGTGTCAACTACATCAGGTGGAGCTCTCCGAGGAAACCGTCGGTGATTCAAACCGGGACCTTGAGGAAGCAGCACACGCTGATCCCTGTGCGGAAGACGCACTCGCAGAGCACGTCCCTGCCGCAGAGGAGTCATGACTACTTGAGCCCGACGGTCTCCTCGGCCATGAAGAAGAGGAACTCCATGGAGCTGCAACAGCCCCCAAAGCCCCGTCGGATCATCGTCCAATCTTCTCCGAAATGGATGTTCTGATGGTTTGCTCTCCTCTTAGTTTTCCAGGAGGAAATGAAATGATGGCGCCGCATCAGCATGGCCATTTTGGAGGTCTGTTGCTCCCTTGTTTTCTCCGGGAAGCTCGTCAGCGAGCCGTTGTGTTTCTTCTCTCTAGAGTTGTGTGCTTGTGCAGAATGACTTGGACAAATAAAAggtcaaagaaaaagaaaagttcgACGGAAAAGATAATGGACCATATATACCCTGGATGGAGGTGTCAAGTGTGAGCTGTTGAAATGTCATGTGTTCTCGTGTGCAGACAGTCTGGACATGTACTCATGTAGTAGCATCTAGCTtgactctttttatttttttgttttgagtGAGAAAATCTAGCTTGACTCTTGATTGTACCACTTTTAACTGAATGACTATCAGTTCTTTTGCCCAAGATATGCTAGTATCTCTGTACTTACTTTACTTCACATGGGACTGATGCCTACCATTTTTGTTTGCTTCTACCTAAATTTATGGATTAGAACTTCAGGTGGACTAAAGAACTGCCAAGTGAGATTCTTTCACCCGTCTGAAGCAGGTGCTTCTGCGGGTCTGAATAATACTGTTGCTGAGGCTGAAGAATATGCTTCCTGTCAGGTTTTCCGGGCATATGCTTCCTGTCAGGTTTTCCGGGCCTTTTTTTTTGACGGGCTGAATTTCTCGTACAATTGATTTGCGTTGCTGATATGATATGTTTGCGCTTTCTATCAATGCATGGGGACACAAAACTTTCATGCTTTCTTGAGAAAAAATTACAATGCACATGTCTATGCGTAAAAACAGAGTGTGTGTTTTTTTTTGGGTCAAAAGGAGTTTTCCCCTGCCCCATGTCATGCAAATGAGGCAAGAAAAACAACACCCAACTGTTCACAGCGCTCGGGATCAGCCAAAGTAGCTGAGCACTCAAAAAAGAGAGCATGCTTGTGTACGCATAGCATTTGTGTGTTTTTCTCTCCGTTCACAGATTTCTGAGGGATCATGGCTGAGAAATGCCTGGCCGAAAGAGGCTATGGGGCTTATCACGCACCACTGGCTGGCGAGCGGCGACGGTTGCGGCTTCCAGTTGTGAAGACGAAAGGGAGGCAAACGTTGCAGCTGCCCTATCCTATGCTCTGTTCATGAATCATGACAGGCAGCATAGCATCATGCATCCCCTAGTCTGTCTATCCAAGAACTGAAAGTAGTCCCTTGAACTTAGCCAGAGAAGCTAATAAGCCACATGGTTAACGGGACGGCTCGGACCATTTTTGTCTCTCGACCATGCCTCTGCGTAACTGagatgcacacggccatcatcttGTTTTGACGGCTCGAACATGCTGGAATGGAATGCTTGGATCGAGTCAAAGACTTGACCGGCGAATCCATCCCACTGAACACATGCGTCTGCATTGCAATCAGCTTGAACACATGCGTCTGCATTGCAATTAGCTAGTGTTTCGCCACTGGTAATCACCCATGCCTTTGCCGcacatggagatggagatggagaggtCGGCGCCCGTCCGGCAAGGCCGCAAGGAACATGGGGCTGGCGTAATAAACGTCGCCCAATAATTCGCAGGACCAACCGATCATCATTTATATACGTGTCCAGCTCCAGCCATGTGTGCCGGATAGGGGGGGTTTCCCCACGTTCATCTCTGATACGAGGCACCCCGGCGCAGCCATACATCGCAGCTATCATTTCATTTCACACGGAGTgcagctagtactccctccgtaaactaatataaaagcgtttagatcactacgcAACAAGTAGAGAGGTGATGCTCTTATGATGGATGTAACAAAAACTTTGCAAGTTGATACACTAGTACTACTGAAAAAATTGGGGAGAAAAGTTGCATGTTTTTTTTTTCAACAAAGGGTGTGGATGGCCAAAATCATAGATTGGCACGTGGGCGCAATCTTTGGCATGCAAATGCAACTCAACATCATCACCCATGAACAGCACAATCTGTAAAGTAGGTTATTGGCATGTTCCCAAGTCCCAGCCCTAGCTTTCATGGCATAAATCGAATGCCCCATCAAATACGTACTACTCCTACTACTGAAAACAAACACAAAAAAATGTGGAAAGACGCAAACCTGTGTGTGGAACGGCTTTTTAACAACATCTAGTGAGTGTTAGCGTTTGCCTTAGGGCGAATCATTTCAGCGCAGCTGAATGTCCGAGACAGACTGCGACTGAAGACAACACACAGAGAGCTACGTACATATACTGAACAAAAGTGTACGCTTCGTCTCGGGCAATTGAAGTTACAGCACCCAAGTAACAGCAACAAAAATGCGCTGATCATTGGAAGAAATGAAAATGATGGATTCAACCTTGATTGAGGCATAAGAAAGAATGAAAAGGAGGAATTCAAGATCGGATCTGAGACAAAACTCACTTTTCCCCCTCCATAAAATCACTTTTGCATACTGCCTTTTCAGCCTTAGCTAGTCAAAAGTCACTTCACGATCAATCAATCATAGTCACTCTCTTCAGAACAACAGAACATGCAGGAGAGTAGGAGACACACACAACAAGGAGAACAAGTGATGGCCTGATGATGGTTGATACACTCCTACTCAATAATCACAGATGGGGAACTAAAGCTGCCTGTTGATGACTACTGAGAGATTAGCACGTGAGCTACCTTTTTTGTATATAACTCAACATCACATATGTGCAGCACAAGCAGTAAAGTAGATCATTGACATCTTCCTAACCATACCTTTTGTTTGCGTAAATATCAACGCAAAAATGTGGAAAGACAGCAAACTCAGAATAACAACATATGAAGTGTTTGCAAAAATGTGGAAAGGCAGCAAACTTGGAGTAACATCATATAAAGTGTTTTGCCTTAGGAGTAGCTTCACAACGCAGCTGAATGTCTTTGAACAGATAACAATCAAAAGCAACACATTCTGCACAACTTTTGATAACACGATTTGGATTAAACAACAGAACGTGCTTCGTTAACTTAGAAACAAGTACTGCCTACTATGATGCATGTGCACGTGCATTGTCTTTTAATTTGTTCAAAAGTAGAAGCTACTTGTCCAGGTTTGAAGCTACAAATCTTAAAAGTAAAACTATAAGTTAATTGAATGGTGTGTTCTTTAGATATAAATGAATTGTGTGTAGTAGAATGAATGTTTGACAATATAAAACAGTGTAATGAAAACTTCACGTTCCATTAAAACCACTGCAAGCCTTTTTTAGCCTAAATAAAGGATGCTGCCTACTGAATTCACAAAAGCTGGAGCCCAACTAGGCTTCCTTAAAGGTTGGTAAAGGAGCAGTCAATGTGTTAAACTACCAAAAGAACAGGTCAACTTCTAGAGTTGTGAAATTGCCACAAAATAAATCAAGGCTACGGTGACAGATGTACATAGTACTGAACCCATGACACTTTGCGTAACAAAATTGTGAAGCAATAAATCTTCAGAAGGTGCTAAAGAGGAGTTGAATAGAGTGGATCGATCCAACACAACAACGCACACTAACAAATAATAACATCTGCAGGCATGTATAAATGCTTCGACTATGAAGAACACAGCCTTCTAAATGTTCTGTGCAGTTCAGTTTTACTGAATCAGTGGAATGAGATGGAGACACAAGAGAATAGATACCAGCATTCGAAGGAAAGGTACTGAAACTCCGCACTATTAACTAATCTATCTATCAAGAGAAAGCACGCGACGAATCACGCATCCATGAGAGGAAACAGAGCAATGCCACAAGGCAACCCCAGAAGTAACCAGTCTCCAAATCAACCACTCTTTTGCTAACCAACCAATTCCATCCATCAAGAGGTAGCAGCTACACCATATACTTAATAACAATTCGGTAGCAAAATGGCTATAGGGCTAAAACAATAACAAATCGGCAAGCATTCGGGTTGGGGGAACTCTCATGCTGTCATGTCCTTTTTCCCCACCCACACTCTAAAATACTTACTATCGCCCTCAACATTGCCCTCATCACCCTCGAGAGCAGGGCAGAGCAGAAGCAGAGCTCAGACGTTGCAGTGGAGGCAGTCGCAAGACCTGGGCGTGAAGGAGCAGAATCCGAATGGGCGGTTGGGGATGTTGCAGTTGATAGCGTAGCAGCACGGGGAGAGGACGCAGGCGCCCCTGGGCCCGCCGCAGCAGGTGCAGGGCGCGCAGAGCTGGAAGCTCCCCAGCCGCCGCCGCGTCTCGTTCAGCACCACCCCGCTGAACCCCGACCCCCCAGCCGGGGCCATCGGCACCATGCGCACCGCCGCCTGGTCGGACCCCTCGCCCGCCGCATCCGGGACGACCTGCGCGCGCCGAGAGCAGGCAAGGCAATGTCAGGGCCAAGATTCGCGGAATTGGGCGGCGCAAGCAGGACAGGAGGTGTAGGCGCTTACCGGTGAAGAGTGGGCGgccgcggcgaggaggaggagcagcaggaggAAGAGCAGCTTGGGCATGGAGGCGGGCATCCTCGGTCGGTCGCCGGGCCGGAGCGGGGATTTGGACTGTGCAGCGGGCGGGGAGGGGTGGGCTGGGCTGGGGAGTGAGGTCCTTTTCGGGGGAAGTGGCAGTAGCCGACGACGGACGGACGACTTGGGATGGAACCGGAGGGCGAGATCTCGTCTCGTAGAAAGGCAGAGGCTACGGTACGCTCGCTCACCGGCTGGCTGCCGTCACGCCCGTCGTCACCCCCCTCGGCCGTCGGGTGGGCACCGCACCGGGTGGACGCTAGTATAGAAACCAGGATACAGGAGTGGCAGTAAATAATACGCACATGATGTGCCGGCCCGTGTTGAAATCGCGCGCCCCCCATCGACTTTGGCGCGTTCATACCCGCGCACTCGAGATCTTCCTTCCCATGCCTATGCCCATGATAATTGCTGCTGATCTTGCCTAGGATCTCGATGTGGACGAGGCTGACGGGTCACTGGGATGGCGGTGCTCGCGTCGTCGGCAGATGATGATTCTGTTTTCGATCCTGTTTGTTACAGGGAGGTCTTGCAAGAGGCCAGGACAAATTGACACTGTTGTTAAACCTGGACGGACGGAGAGACGGACACCGGATCGTCAGTCAGGAATTGAAAATCAAGCTTCTTCGATTAGGTGGTACTGTACTATCTAGATCATCATCACAAGTGTCAAGAAGGAGAATAAAATTTGTGCGGCGGCTTTGAGAGGAAGTGCCCTATGGTTGGGACGATTCCACACTGTTACCAAAGAGAGAGAAGGTGGATGAGACGACGATCGTGAGATCGAGGGCAATTCGGTTGCCACCACAATTTGGGGCAGGCATTTATGCGACACCCCCGCAACAAGAAAAGTGGTTGGACCAGGTTCGGCGccttatcatcatcatcaccccCCACATTAAACCTGGGTCGTTGGGGGGACGGCCGGTTGCCTCACAAAACTTTCTCCGCAACAAGATCATGATGGCGATGCCACAACCGAAATCGGCGCCAAGTTTTGCACCTCATTCTACCTCTCTACCCTTCGCCCTGTGGTCAAGAAAACCCAACCAGCACCCACTAACCAATACTACTCACCCAGCTTAGATCAACTAAGTGCAGGGTGCAAACATTTGATCTGcagtaaagaaagaaaaagatcACCTCTGTCAGGAAACCACTGATGAAGCAACGCCAACATTTTCAACACTGCATTCAAGCATTATTTCATTCGGTAGCAAATGGCTTCTCCATCCATCCAAACACTGACCCGCATTAACAAAAATAACAACTGTACATCTCTGGTAGCAAACTCGATTTTTACAGAACTTGATTCCGGGGAGTTAGGGGGGAGAACATTCGCGGGGCGCGCCCGAGGGAGGGACGACAGCTCGCGATGGCTTTTATAcatcatcgagatcaatcaaggtAGGGTCAAATGCCAGGGAGCCTTGCCTTAGGAGGCGTACGCAGACCCGGAGGGGGACTCCAGGAGACGCCGACCCATGGGCGCGTTGGGCGACGCCGAGGCAGAGTAGCCGTACGCGTAGACCCCCATCGGAGCCGCCATTGGATGGTCGAACTTGCAGTTTACGCCGAACTTGCAGATGCCATAGCGAGAGTAGAACTTGCAGAGCTCTTCGCCCTGAAAATCTCAAACAAAAATGGCTTGTCATGATCTAAAAACAGGTGCGCTGGGAACAGCAAAGATGAACTAGTATTTGAGAAGCTGCAACAAAATCATTAGCTAAGCATAATAGGCCCTTCTCTTAATTAGCAGGCCTCAGCCATTTCAATTTGTGAGGAACTAGAAAATCTCAAACTACATATGATCCAGTCAATAGCTAAATAAGTACAGCGTGTTAACCAAATACTccttctgtttctaaatataaggccGTGTTCGGCTCCTCTCCGCTCCGGAGCAGACGAGCCTCTAGCTCATTTTTACGGAGCGGCCTAAACTGAGCTCCACAACTCCGTGGAGTCGGAGCGGATGGGATGGATTCCGAACACGGcctaagtctttttagagatttcaatatggactacatacagagtaaaatgagtgaatctacactctaaactatgtctatatacattcatatgtagttcgtattgaaatctctaaaaatacttatatttaggaacggagggagtaataactaAACAGAGGTACTCTACTTATCACTTCCCTGTCAGACTGGCATCTTATAATAATGTTCTGGTTGGTAAAATGCTGAGTTTTATCATAAAACAGTGTGAAACCAAGAAAAGTACGGTTTAATAATAGTCCTCGAATATGCAGG
Coding sequences within:
- the LOC123080268 gene encoding uncharacterized protein, with protein sequence MGVWREGAGWCFCSGGGGRSERVKAAIFSAKAAALAAVCGGHGTGLLIHRNLLLTTHGNLPSAAAAEDAADALLGHARLAARLVPHRFFITSSILDLTIVGVDSAENDSTLQAQQPHYLKTCCKPSLDHGSVVYLLGHTGKKELVIGDGKVVIGTDNLIKLSTDGVTWCPGSAGFDAQGNLAFMICDPMKLASSPTARSSSASSSSSHSSKKDQQMQFGIPISVVCDWLYQHWQGNLDEVTKPKLPLVRLMSSRSDRSSSSFTRRNVFKPADDDNDDASVTSKMTSKPKYQQGSGSSANARICHDANPLVDLRTNNEQGISTPEIYESPRGSSCQGHQDPAPVQLLDINFPAKVPKTIFLPLPLKQMLSEENNADTSKAKPRNPSRENHFPAGLIWHRNGEADSRDPPVALMEDCSSEGQSSSSPAERSRYRHQDQFSSEEETMYSAETMESTNIPSSREKHVRRSQSCVNYIRWSSPRKPSVIQTGTLRKQHTLIPVRKTHSQSTSLPQRSHDYLSPTVSSAMKKRNSMELQQPPKPRRIIVQSSPKWMF
- the LOC123080270 gene encoding uncharacterized protein; translation: MPASMPKLLFLLLLLLLAAAAHSSPVVPDAAGEGSDQAAVRMVPMAPAGGSGFSGVVLNETRRRLGSFQLCAPCTCCGGPRGACVLSPCCYAINCNIPNRPFGFCSFTPRSCDCLHCNV